The following are from one region of the Ruficoccus sp. ZRK36 genome:
- a CDS encoding alpha/beta fold hydrolase — translation MPSPLYALHGNLQTPAVWERFDGMVHGPDGQPLEWRTQDLWADTTQALLTDALAQDKNPFRTWAADFCQRVERETTAAEQKERAADDNRPWLLGYSLGGRLALHALVEQPTLWRGAIIVGADSGLADENAKAARLAHDQHWGERFLSEPWEQLLAEWDAQGVFGGRANARAPREGDFDREKIARLFDAFSKGRQDDLLPELSRLPEPPVLFLAGADDPAYSAVGEKLAAACPTFTFRAAPGAAHRVPWEAPAAFTRAVQDFIGSGHEPTLVV, via the coding sequence ATGCCCTCCCCTCTGTACGCCCTGCACGGAAATCTCCAGACTCCCGCCGTCTGGGAGCGGTTTGACGGCATGGTGCATGGGCCGGACGGACAGCCGCTGGAGTGGCGGACGCAGGACCTCTGGGCGGACACCACGCAAGCCCTGCTCACGGACGCCCTCGCGCAGGATAAGAACCCCTTTCGGACTTGGGCGGCGGATTTTTGCCAACGGGTGGAGCGGGAGACGACGGCTGCTGAGCAGAAAGAAAGAGCTGCTGACGACAACCGCCCGTGGCTGCTGGGGTACTCGCTGGGAGGCCGGCTGGCGCTGCACGCGCTGGTGGAGCAGCCGACGCTATGGAGAGGGGCTATCATCGTCGGTGCGGACTCCGGCCTGGCCGACGAGAACGCCAAAGCCGCCCGGCTCGCCCACGACCAGCACTGGGGAGAGCGTTTTCTCAGTGAGCCGTGGGAACAGCTCCTGGCCGAGTGGGATGCGCAGGGAGTCTTTGGGGGCCGTGCGAACGCCCGTGCGCCACGTGAGGGGGACTTCGATCGCGAAAAAATCGCCCGGCTCTTTGATGCCTTTTCCAAGGGCCGCCAGGACGATCTGCTGCCGGAGCTTTCGCGCCTGCCGGAACCGCCCGTGCTCTTTCTGGCCGGGGCCGACGACCCAGCCTACAGCGCAGTCGGCGAAAAACTCGCCGCAGCCTGCCCGACCTTTACCTTCCGGGCCGCCCCCGGCGCCGCCCATCGCGTGCCGTGGGAAGCGCCTGCGGCCTTCACCCGCGCCGTGCAGGATTTTATCGGCAGCGGACACGAGCCGACGCTCGTGGTGTGA
- a CDS encoding ATP:cob(I)alamin adenosyltransferase, whose translation MPLPNIATRRGDSGKTALWSGERVSKTDPRIRMTGEIDLALAVLGLGHRYLRAGDDFARQLSTDFLHLQRRFTYLMGEVSTSEEGKEKFIAQKEAISEADVEFIQGVYERLRKHLDDIGYKFDFSSWKVSGETGEAAAQFHVIRATFRRVELQLWDLHEQGFTIREPLLKCLNRFSDVLFYTSVLLEEPAGA comes from the coding sequence ATGCCACTTCCCAATATTGCCACCCGCCGCGGTGACAGCGGTAAGACAGCCCTGTGGTCCGGCGAACGTGTCTCCAAGACCGACCCACGCATCCGCATGACCGGCGAGATCGATCTCGCACTGGCCGTGCTCGGCCTGGGGCACCGCTATCTGCGAGCCGGGGACGATTTCGCCCGGCAGCTGAGCACAGACTTTCTGCACCTGCAGCGACGCTTCACCTACCTGATGGGTGAGGTCTCCACCAGCGAGGAGGGTAAGGAGAAATTCATTGCGCAAAAGGAAGCTATCTCCGAGGCCGACGTCGAGTTTATCCAGGGCGTTTACGAGCGCCTGCGCAAGCACCTCGACGACATCGGCTACAAGTTCGATTTCAGCTCTTGGAAAGTCTCCGGGGAGACCGGCGAGGCCGCTGCACAGTTCCACGTCATCCGGGCCACCTTCCGCCGTGTAGAGCTGCAGCTCTGGGACCTGCATGAGCAGGGCTTCACCATCCGCGAGCCGCTCCTGAAGTGCCTCAACCGCTTCTCCGACGTGCTCTTCTACACCTCCGTCCTGCTCGAAGAGCCGGCTGGTGCGTGA